The sequence aATTGGGTTTGGCTCCAGAGTATATGCCAAGGTTGAAGATTACAGTACGAGCTATTTAGCCTATCAACATAATTAACAAGCTCATAATTTAATGGtacttttcttcttaatatGGAAAGAAGTTCtaagttcgaatcccctttTCCGTGCAACCTTAAAGCTAAAACATGATAGAAAGCTTTCAAATTTGGATGACTACAGTTTAGGTTTGGCCGTTGACGGCACGATATGAGAGAGACCAGAAGTCAGTTAACAATTGGTATCATGAGAGACACCAAGTGGCTAATTGTTTGGTCTGCTAAACTTTACAGAACTaaaagttgagagagagagggtttttTTATGCATCCTGATTAGACGGTGACAAGTAGATTTTTTCGGGACTTTTCTTATTGAGATAAGCGATAGTGTACTAAACTCACATACATTACACAAATATTAGAACTCGAATTCATgactttatttaaagaaataaaatactCAAAATCATTATACTAATGGATCCTTTGCAGTAACACCGAACTTGTACCTTTCATTAATGCTCTAATTctaagccttttttttttttttttgggtctagAATTCTAGGCCTTCCTGTGGACTATATTGTGAAAATTTCAGATAATTTATTTCTTGGGCTTCTTCCCTTCATTTAGGCCAACTACTGTGGCCTTTCAAATTTGATCCCACAGAACTGATGAAGGCCCAACCAATATGGTGCAGCTTTACTTAGTCAGACCAAAATATGGTGCACAAAAAACCAACATGACCCCTTAATTAAACAATTGCAGTGGATATAGGCTGGAGatgtcaaagaaaaaggagtGCAGTGTGGATGTTGGGTCCTCTTCGGAACCAAGAATACGAAGTTCTTTTTGGATAAAAGTTTGGTCTCAAGAGGTACCACAAAAAGTCTTATATTTTAATTGGAGAGCTATTAAAAATTATCTTCCTTGTATATCTAATCtgctgaaaagaaaaataatttcagaTGACTCCTGACCCATTTTGTAATGTGAATTTTGAGAGTGTAATTCATGCTTTGTGGAGTTGTCCTAATGCCCAAAAAGTTAGGAAAAAAGTGTTGTTCAAGGAGGTTTTTACAAGGCTACACTTTTCCAACTATGGGGATTTGTTTGAAGTTGTCACTACGTATCTTTCGAAGTATGAAATGCGcttgtttttatatatctgCTGGAATTTATGGCAAAACAGAAATAAAGTTGTTGTTGAAGGTCGTTCTTGTGCACAAGAAGTGATTTTCAACAGAGCTCATTACTTGGCTAATGAATATGGAAGTCTTGTGAAGGGGGAACCTAAATTAATTATAGAGAAACCAACCAAATGGTCTCCTCCTCCTGTTGGTAAATATAAACTGAATGTTTATGCTGCTTTTATTCCTGAAATAGGTGTTGGTGGAATTGGTGCTGTTGTTAGAAATGACAAAGGGGAAGTGATGGCGGCTATGACCTTTCCTCTTGCCGTTGCCACCTCACCTAA comes from Prunus dulcis chromosome 6, ALMONDv2, whole genome shotgun sequence and encodes:
- the LOC117630568 gene encoding uncharacterized protein LOC117630568; translation: MTPDPFCNVNFESVIHALWSCPNAQKVRKKVLFKEVFTRLHFSNYGDLFEVVTTYLSKYEMRLFLYICWNLWQNRNKVVVEGRSCAQEVIFNRAHYLANEYGSLVKGEPKLIIEKPTKWSPPPVGKYKLNVYAAFIPEIGVGGIGAVVRNDKGEVMAAMTFPLAVATSPKHAEIMALHFGMKFARDASFSSFLIESNSQGVVNDIKKDEEESWASDGHLIDDIKRSLQHFEDVTISFSPRGCNQVAHSLARHAFNCNTMVTWIEEVPL